The following is a genomic window from Lysinibacillus sp. JNUCC-52.
TAGAGCAGTGATAAATCGTTTGCCATCTACCAAAACAAAATTTGAGGATTTAAAAGCAACTTTTCTAAACGAAGCCATCATCATGAAGCAAATAAGTCATCGAAATATTGTCAATTTTATAGACTTTTTTGAGGAGAATGGAACGCTATATATCATAATGGATTATTATGAAGGCAAGTTATTAGATCATTATTTAAAAGATATTTCACTTAATAATAGGGAGCAATTATACACTAGTATTTTTCTGCCGTTAATGGATGCTTTAAGTTATCTACATAAACAAGGTATTCTACATCGAGACATTAAACCGAGTAATATTATGATCGATTTAGAGGGTAATCCATTTTTACTAGACTTTGGATCTGCGATTTTTTATAAAAATGCCAAAGAATATCAAATTTTTATAAGCCCTGGGTACACTCCTCTTGAGCAATATTCAAATGTCTCTGTACAAGGGGTCTATACAGATATGTATAGTTTAGCAGCAACTTTTTATTATTTATTAACAAATATGGTTCCACCTGATATTTCACAGAGGCTAATTGAGGATAATATTGATCATATAAGAAAATATA
Proteins encoded in this region:
- a CDS encoding serine/threonine-protein kinase, whose product is MSVAQCEVSLPVYSILHDTYKTKEVIATSKLSIVYLAETLNEGRQVTIKEFFPQELALRDLDNRAVINRLPSTKTKFEDLKATFLNEAIIMKQISHRNIVNFIDFFEENGTLYIIMDYYEGKLLDHYLKDISLNNREQLYTSIFLPLMDALSYLHKQGILHRDIKPSNIMIDLEGNPFLLDFGSAIFYKNAKEYQIFISPGYTPLEQYSNVSVQGVYTDMYSLAATFYYLLTNMVPPDISQRLIEDNIDHIRKYNKRVTMLLAHTIMWGMALQAKKRCPSLKVMKCIILFEEFVNRIRNYFKVNNTK